A window of the Streptomyces sp. NBC_01351 genome harbors these coding sequences:
- a CDS encoding roadblock/LC7 domain-containing protein — translation MSQAAQNLNWLITNFVDNTPGVSHTVVVSADGLLLAMSDGFPRDRADQLAAVASGLTSLTAGASRIFEGGAVNQTVVEMDRGFLFLMSVSDGSSLAVLAHPECDIGLVGYEMALLVDRAGSVLTPDLRAELQGSLLN, via the coding sequence ATGAGCCAGGCGGCGCAGAACCTGAACTGGTTGATCACCAACTTCGTGGACAACACCCCTGGGGTGTCCCACACGGTGGTGGTCTCCGCCGACGGGCTTCTGCTGGCGATGTCCGACGGATTCCCGCGCGACCGCGCCGATCAGCTGGCGGCCGTGGCCTCCGGTCTGACCTCGCTGACCGCAGGAGCCTCCCGCATCTTCGAGGGCGGCGCCGTCAACCAGACCGTGGTCGAAATGGACCGGGGATTCCTCTTCCTCATGTCCGTCTCCGACGGATCCTCCCTCGCAGTGCTGGCGCACCCCGAGTGCGACATCGGCCTCGTGGGCTACGAGATGGCCCTCCTCGTGGACCGTGCCGGCAGTGTCCTCACCCCGGACCTGCGCGCGGAGCTGCAGGGAAGTCTTCTCAACTAA
- a CDS encoding sensor histidine kinase: MRRSNASPADEPARGNFTPPPRASASPVDVPVAPPVSSGSTSRFSPRNWRVPTRLNAILLVPALVGLVMGGFQVKGSVDTWNEAKDAEKIARVVQAASEYSQALLNERDLTAEPLLSGDSKNEIVTKARGTTDSAKLKFDQSVKDIPANHGLERRLELFRAEEPKLAKVRETAYQAVLETQKKNVQNGQPGPIPTEEGYVLVQHYLMQFANELGLGTGNVTSYGRMVYAIQLSKAANSLQRSVGTHLLVRPSTDENVRKSQLIAFSSYAYLEEIAIGEYVAAGTEEDVNRLKEVMAEKSKAGEARLAEAKAKAEQTGTKFVVPPLGANGSPLAGMTDAIAGGADKKKLAEGGTTPLAWQAAATAKFDGYDTVEKELLDKAIKDAVSVSEEARNEAITNGAIVVVALLAAFILAGLMARQMGRAMRRLRSAAFDIAEQRLPSLVDQLSRTDPGKVDTRVHPIPIDSADEIGEVARAFDQVHREAVRLAAEQALLRGNVNAIFTNLSMRNQSLIEGQLTLITDLENNEADPDQLENLFRLDHLATRMRRNGENLLILAGEEPGRRWDQPVPLVDVLRAASSEVEQYERIELSGVSDAEIHGQAVTDLVHLLAELLENATTFSSPQTKVRVNATRLPDGRVMVEIHDKGIGLTAEDFADINHKLANPPTVDAAISQRMGLFVVGRLADRHSIRVQLRPSGEAAGTTSLVMLPDAITHGGGGEGIPDDDFTVSSMIPQQQAQQAAPLRTAAELGFDDSRYDQQGSDGRDLDPVGRSLGREERRAALEAQAHVGYPQDQQRYDGQPGRPGQPQQGYPEPQPEHGYQPYQGYEQQPEQGYDSPYEAQQPQQGFDAYQQQDYGYAESGYQAPQPAEQAYDGGYEAQSEQAEWPERNSYQPAYEQDYGTESESPAVPEQAPERVGFDRPGAAADTGHTMTGAGLPRRGSQQQWQPAQQEAESAGSLFEQRPPRQQQPAAAEREPEGTEGSSAWRSGNDERWQQAAKLREPKAGGVTPSGLPRRVPKANLVEGAAETTPQGGPQVSRAPEDVRGRLSNLRRGVQQGRNAGSEQSSNSYDQER; this comes from the coding sequence GTGAGGCGAAGCAACGCAAGCCCCGCGGATGAACCCGCGCGCGGCAACTTCACCCCGCCGCCGCGAGCGTCCGCGTCGCCGGTCGACGTGCCCGTGGCCCCGCCCGTGAGCAGCGGGAGCACCTCCAGGTTCTCCCCGCGCAACTGGCGCGTGCCGACCCGCCTGAACGCCATCCTGCTCGTGCCCGCCCTCGTCGGGCTGGTCATGGGCGGCTTCCAGGTGAAGGGCTCCGTCGACACCTGGAACGAGGCCAAGGACGCCGAGAAGATAGCCAGGGTCGTCCAGGCCGCCTCGGAGTACAGCCAGGCGCTGCTCAACGAGCGTGACCTCACCGCCGAGCCGCTGCTGAGCGGCGACAGCAAGAACGAGATCGTCACCAAGGCCCGCGGGACGACCGACTCGGCCAAGCTGAAGTTCGACCAGTCCGTCAAGGACATCCCCGCGAACCACGGCCTGGAGCGTCGTCTGGAGCTCTTCCGCGCGGAGGAGCCCAAGCTGGCGAAGGTCCGCGAGACGGCCTACCAGGCGGTCTTGGAGACCCAGAAGAAGAACGTCCAGAACGGCCAGCCGGGACCCATCCCGACTGAAGAGGGTTATGTGCTGGTCCAGCACTACCTCATGCAGTTCGCCAACGAGCTCGGTCTCGGTACCGGCAACGTGACCTCGTACGGCCGCATGGTCTACGCGATCCAGCTCTCCAAGGCCGCGAACTCGCTGCAGCGTTCCGTCGGTACCCACCTGCTGGTCCGCCCGAGCACGGACGAGAACGTCCGCAAGTCGCAGCTCATCGCCTTCTCCTCCTACGCCTACCTCGAGGAAATCGCCATCGGCGAGTACGTCGCGGCGGGCACCGAGGAGGACGTGAACCGGCTCAAGGAGGTCATGGCCGAGAAGTCCAAGGCGGGCGAAGCCCGCCTGGCCGAGGCCAAGGCCAAGGCGGAGCAGACCGGCACCAAGTTCGTGGTGCCGCCGCTCGGGGCCAACGGCTCCCCGCTCGCCGGCATGACCGACGCGATCGCCGGCGGCGCCGACAAGAAGAAGCTGGCCGAGGGCGGCACCACGCCCCTGGCCTGGCAGGCCGCCGCCACCGCCAAGTTCGACGGCTACGACACGGTCGAGAAGGAACTCCTCGACAAGGCCATCAAGGACGCCGTCTCGGTCTCCGAGGAAGCCCGCAACGAGGCCATCACCAACGGCGCCATCGTGGTCGTGGCCCTGCTCGCGGCGTTCATCCTCGCGGGTCTCATGGCCCGCCAGATGGGCCGCGCGATGCGCCGCCTGCGCTCCGCCGCCTTCGACATCGCCGAGCAGCGCCTGCCCTCGCTCGTCGACCAGCTCTCGCGCACCGACCCGGGCAAGGTCGACACCCGCGTGCACCCGATCCCGATCGACTCCGCGGACGAGATCGGCGAGGTCGCCCGTGCCTTCGACCAGGTCCACCGCGAGGCGGTCCGGCTCGCCGCCGAGCAGGCGCTCCTGCGAGGGAACGTCAACGCGATCTTCACGAACCTCTCGATGCGCAACCAGTCGCTGATCGAGGGCCAGCTGACCCTCATCACCGACCTGGAGAACAACGAGGCGGACCCGGACCAGCTGGAGAACCTCTTCCGCCTGGACCACCTGGCCACCCGTATGCGCCGCAACGGCGAGAACCTCCTCATCCTCGCGGGTGAGGAACCGGGCCGCCGCTGGGACCAGCCGGTCCCCCTCGTCGACGTCCTGCGCGCCGCCTCCTCCGAGGTGGAGCAGTACGAGCGCATCGAGCTCTCCGGCGTCTCCGACGCCGAGATCCACGGCCAGGCCGTGACCGACCTCGTGCACCTGCTCGCCGAGCTGCTGGAGAACGCCACCACGTTCTCCTCCCCGCAGACCAAGGTCCGCGTCAACGCGACCCGTCTGCCCGACGGCCGCGTGATGGTCGAGATCCACGACAAGGGCATCGGCCTCACCGCCGAGGACTTCGCGGACATCAACCACAAGCTCGCCAACCCGCCGACCGTGGACGCCGCGATCTCGCAGCGCATGGGTCTGTTCGTGGTCGGCCGGCTGGCGGACCGCCACAGCATCCGCGTCCAGCTGCGCCCCTCGGGCGAGGCGGCCGGAACCACCTCGCTGGTCATGCTCCCGGACGCCATCACTCACGGTGGCGGCGGCGAGGGCATCCCGGACGACGACTTCACGGTCTCCTCGATGATCCCGCAGCAGCAGGCCCAGCAGGCCGCCCCGCTGCGCACGGCCGCCGAGCTCGGCTTCGACGACTCGCGCTACGACCAGCAGGGCTCCGATGGCCGCGACCTCGACCCGGTCGGGCGGTCCCTCGGCCGCGAGGAGCGGCGTGCCGCGCTGGAGGCCCAGGCCCACGTCGGCTACCCGCAGGACCAGCAGCGGTACGACGGTCAGCCGGGCCGGCCCGGGCAGCCCCAGCAGGGCTATCCGGAACCTCAGCCTGAACACGGGTACCAGCCGTACCAGGGCTACGAGCAGCAGCCCGAGCAGGGCTACGACTCCCCCTACGAGGCTCAGCAGCCGCAGCAGGGCTTTGACGCGTACCAGCAGCAGGACTACGGCTATGCGGAGTCCGGCTACCAGGCCCCGCAGCCGGCCGAGCAGGCCTACGACGGCGGCTACGAAGCCCAGTCGGAGCAGGCCGAGTGGCCGGAGCGGAACTCCTACCAGCCGGCGTACGAGCAGGACTACGGGACCGAATCGGAATCCCCTGCCGTACCCGAACAGGCCCCGGAGCGCGTAGGCTTCGACCGTCCGGGCGCCGCTGCGGACACCGGTCACACGATGACCGGAGCGGGTCTGCCGCGCCGAGGCAGCCAGCAGCAGTGGCAGCCGGCACAGCAGGAAGCGGAGTCCGCCGGATCCCTCTTCGAGCAGCGGCCGCCGCGTCAGCAGCAGCCCGCCGCGGCGGAGCGGGAGCCGGAAGGCACGGAAGGCAGCAGCGCATGGCGCTCGGGCAACGACGAGCGCTGGCAGCAGGCGGCAAAACTCCGTGAGCCGAAGGCGGGCGGGGTCACCCCGTCCGGTCTTCCTCGGCGGGTGCCCAAGGCCAACCTGGTCGAGGGCGCGGCGGAGACGACCCCGCAGGGAGGCCCCCAGGTCTCCCGCGCCCCGGAGGACGTCCGCGGCAGGTTGAGCAACCTGCGGCGGGGTGTCCAGCAGGGACGCAACGCGGGTTCCGAGCAGTCAAGTAACAGCTATGACCAGGAGCGTTAG
- a CDS encoding TetR/AcrR family transcriptional regulator — MVAGGVPVRAARKNAPPREDVLVAAMATIAERGLEGLTMAGLGREVGMSSGHLLYYFRSKDELLLQTLEWSEAELGTARRALLSRRGPVSERLQAYVDLYVPTQARDPHWTLWLEVWNRSQNAGPEERDRQAAIEGAWHRDLVALLAEGISRGEFRPVDPDRLAARTRALLDGFSIQLAVGLPTVDRKDILDHVREFLTEALTLHE, encoded by the coding sequence ATGGTGGCGGGTGGAGTACCGGTACGTGCGGCGCGCAAGAACGCGCCCCCGCGCGAGGACGTACTCGTCGCCGCCATGGCCACGATCGCCGAGCGCGGCCTGGAAGGCCTGACCATGGCCGGTCTGGGCCGCGAGGTCGGCATGAGCAGCGGCCACCTCCTCTACTACTTCCGCAGCAAGGACGAGCTCCTGCTGCAGACCCTGGAGTGGAGCGAGGCGGAACTGGGCACCGCGCGGCGCGCCCTGCTGTCCCGGCGCGGCCCGGTGAGCGAGCGCCTGCAGGCGTACGTGGACCTCTACGTGCCCACGCAGGCCCGCGACCCGCACTGGACGCTGTGGCTGGAGGTCTGGAACCGCTCCCAGAACGCCGGCCCCGAGGAACGCGACCGGCAGGCGGCCATCGAGGGCGCCTGGCACCGCGACCTGGTGGCCCTGCTCGCGGAGGGCATCTCGCGCGGCGAGTTCCGCCCGGTGGACCCGGACCGCCTGGCCGCCCGCACCCGCGCCCTCCTGGACGGCTTCAGCATCCAACTGGCGGTCGGTCTCCCGACGGTGGACCGCAAGGACATCCTCGACCACGTCCGCGAATTCCTCACGGAAGCCCTCACGCTGCACGAATAG
- a CDS encoding acyl-CoA carboxylase subunit epsilon, producing the protein MSTDMMLRVEKGNAEPEELAAITAILLARAAATPEETVTTPRSQAGWRRLERTPGFRAPHSWQG; encoded by the coding sequence ATGAGCACCGACATGATGCTGCGCGTGGAGAAGGGCAACGCCGAGCCCGAGGAGCTGGCCGCGATCACCGCGATCCTGCTCGCCCGCGCGGCCGCCACCCCCGAGGAGACGGTCACCACCCCCCGCTCCCAGGCCGGCTGGCGCCGCCTGGAGCGCACCCCGGGCTTCCGCGCCCCGCACAGCTGGCAGGGCTGA
- a CDS encoding GTP-binding protein, producing the protein MDFASSNGGAAPARSTTSAKIVVAGGFGVGKTTFVGAVSEINPLRTEAVMTSASAGIDDLTHTGDKTTTTVAMDFGRITLDQDLILYLFGTPGQDRFWFMWDDLVRGAIGAVVLVDTRRLADCFPAVDYFENSGLPFVIALNGFDGHQPYTPEEVREALQIGPDAPIITTDARHRADAKSALITLVEHALMARLR; encoded by the coding sequence GTGGACTTCGCAAGCTCTAACGGCGGAGCGGCTCCCGCTCGCTCCACCACCTCCGCGAAGATCGTGGTGGCGGGCGGCTTCGGCGTGGGCAAGACCACGTTCGTCGGCGCGGTCTCCGAGATCAACCCGCTGCGCACCGAAGCCGTCATGACCAGCGCCTCCGCCGGAATCGACGACCTCACCCACACCGGTGACAAGACGACCACCACGGTCGCCATGGACTTCGGCCGCATCACCCTGGACCAGGACCTGATCCTGTACCTCTTCGGTACCCCCGGCCAGGACCGCTTCTGGTTCATGTGGGACGACCTCGTCCGCGGCGCCATCGGCGCCGTGGTCCTCGTGGACACCCGCCGCCTGGCGGACTGCTTCCCCGCGGTGGACTACTTCGAGAACAGCGGCCTGCCGTTCGTGATCGCCCTCAACGGCTTCGACGGCCACCAGCCGTACACGCCGGAGGAGGTGCGCGAGGCCCTCCAGATCGGCCCCGACGCCCCCATCATCACCACCGACGCCCGCCACCGCGCGGACGCCAAGAGCGCACTCATCACGCTCGTCGAGCACGCGCTCATGGCCCGCCTGCGGTAG
- a CDS encoding YceI family protein: protein MGLFTRRQDTTATTTATLPVDPALAALTGDYAIDPSHSSIGFTVRHAMVTNVRGGFDAFEGSLHLDGSAPARSTASIDVTIGSVSTGIADRDAHLLGSDFFDAELFPKMTFRSTEAAQLGGDKYRITGELTIKDVTRPLSIDLEFNGSATDVYGNERVGFEGSAEILRSQWGLTWNAALEAGGVMVSDKVKLTFDISAIKQA from the coding sequence ATGGGTCTCTTCACCCGCCGCCAGGACACCACCGCCACCACCACCGCCACCCTCCCGGTGGACCCGGCCCTCGCCGCCCTCACCGGCGACTACGCCATCGACCCCTCCCACAGCAGCATCGGCTTCACCGTCCGCCACGCCATGGTGACGAACGTCCGCGGCGGCTTCGACGCCTTCGAGGGCAGCCTGCACCTGGACGGCAGCGCCCCCGCCCGCTCCACCGCTTCCATCGACGTGACGATCGGTTCCGTCAGCACCGGCATCGCGGACCGCGACGCCCACCTGCTGGGCAGCGACTTCTTCGACGCCGAGCTCTTCCCGAAGATGACCTTCCGGTCCACCGAGGCGGCCCAGCTCGGCGGCGACAAGTACCGCATCACCGGCGAGCTGACGATCAAGGACGTCACGCGCCCGCTCTCCATCGACCTGGAGTTCAACGGCTCGGCCACCGACGTCTACGGCAACGAGCGCGTCGGCTTCGAGGGCTCTGCCGAGATCCTGCGCTCCCAGTGGGGCCTGACCTGGAACGCCGCGCTGGAGGCCGGCGGCGTGATGGTCAGCGACAAGGTGAAGCTGACCTTCGACATCTCCGCGATCAAGCAGGCCTGA
- a CDS encoding DUF742 domain-containing protein, which produces MTTPGGHPYGGAHQQPQGGHDQNRFNFPSAPSPYQQQPYGQPQQPVMPPQPPRAARQPAPKAHNPLVRPYAMTGGRTRPRYQLAIEALVSTTADPARLQGQLPEHQRICRLCQEIKSVAEISALLSIPLGVARILVADLAEAGLVAIHQPGGDESAGGQPDVTLLERVLSGLRKL; this is translated from the coding sequence GTGACAACACCCGGAGGACATCCTTATGGCGGCGCACACCAGCAGCCGCAGGGTGGGCACGACCAGAACCGCTTCAACTTCCCCTCCGCTCCCAGCCCGTACCAGCAACAGCCTTACGGACAGCCCCAGCAGCCCGTGATGCCTCCGCAGCCTCCGCGCGCTGCCCGGCAGCCGGCTCCCAAGGCGCACAACCCGCTGGTGCGTCCGTACGCGATGACCGGCGGCCGTACCCGGCCGCGCTACCAGCTCGCCATCGAGGCGCTGGTCAGTACCACGGCCGATCCCGCGCGGCTGCAAGGGCAGTTGCCCGAGCACCAGCGCATCTGCCGCCTGTGCCAGGAGATCAAATCCGTCGCGGAGATCTCGGCACTCCTCTCCATTCCTCTTGGTGTCGCCCGCATCCTCGTCGCCGACCTGGCGGAGGCGGGACTTGTCGCCATTCACCAGCCCGGCGGCGACGAGTCTGCCGGCGGCCAGCCAGATGTGACACTGCTCGAAAGGGTGCTCAGTGGACTTCGCAAGCTCTAA
- a CDS encoding acyl-CoA carboxylase subunit beta gives MTVVDQTPSEPADARGRVAELHSLREQAKRGPSDRATETQHAKGKLTARERIALLLDEGSFKEVEQLRRHRATGFGLEAKKPYTDGVITGWGTVEGRTVFVYAHDFRIFGGALGEAHATKIHKIMDMAIAAGAPLVSLNDGAGARIQEGVSALAGYGGIFQRNTKASGVIPQISVMLGPCAGGAAYSPALTDFVFMVRETSQMFITGPDVVRAVTGEEITQNGLGGADVHAETSGVAHFAYDDEETCISEVRYLISMLPSNNRENPPVHETSDPADRRSDVLLDLVPADGNRPYDMLKVIEELVDEGDVLEIHERWARNIICALARMDGQVVGIVANQPGHLAGVLDIHASEKAARFVQLCDAFNIPIITLLDVPGFLPGVDQEHGGIIRHGAKLLYAYCNATVPRISLILRKAYGGAYIVMDSQSIGADITYAWPTNEIAVMGAEGAANVIFRKQIADAEDPEAMRVRMVKEYKAELMHPYYAAERGLVDDVIDPAETRETLVSALAMLRNKHADLPSRKHGNPPQ, from the coding sequence ATGACCGTTGTGGACCAGACCCCGAGCGAGCCGGCGGACGCCCGCGGGCGCGTGGCCGAGCTGCACTCCCTGCGCGAGCAGGCGAAGCGCGGCCCCAGCGACCGCGCGACCGAGACCCAGCACGCCAAGGGCAAGCTCACCGCCCGTGAGCGCATCGCGCTGCTGCTCGACGAAGGTTCCTTCAAGGAGGTCGAACAGCTGCGCCGCCACCGCGCGACCGGCTTCGGCCTGGAGGCGAAGAAGCCCTACACCGACGGTGTCATCACCGGCTGGGGCACGGTCGAGGGCCGCACGGTCTTCGTCTACGCACACGACTTCCGCATCTTCGGCGGCGCCCTGGGCGAGGCCCACGCCACGAAGATCCACAAGATCATGGACATGGCCATCGCGGCCGGTGCCCCGCTGGTCTCCCTGAACGACGGCGCCGGCGCTCGCATCCAGGAGGGCGTCTCCGCCCTCGCCGGCTACGGCGGCATCTTCCAGCGCAACACCAAGGCCTCGGGCGTCATCCCGCAGATCTCGGTCATGCTGGGCCCGTGCGCCGGCGGAGCCGCGTACTCCCCGGCCCTCACGGACTTCGTGTTCATGGTGCGCGAGACCTCGCAGATGTTCATCACCGGCCCGGACGTGGTGCGCGCGGTGACCGGCGAGGAGATCACCCAGAACGGCCTCGGCGGCGCGGACGTGCACGCCGAGACCTCGGGCGTCGCGCACTTCGCGTACGACGACGAGGAGACCTGCATCTCCGAGGTCCGCTACCTCATCTCGATGCTGCCCTCCAACAACCGCGAGAACCCGCCCGTCCACGAGACGAGCGACCCGGCCGACCGCCGCAGCGACGTCCTGCTGGACCTGGTGCCCGCCGACGGCAACCGCCCGTACGACATGCTCAAGGTCATCGAGGAGCTCGTCGACGAGGGCGACGTCCTGGAGATCCACGAGCGCTGGGCCCGCAACATCATCTGCGCCCTGGCCCGGATGGACGGACAGGTCGTCGGCATCGTCGCCAACCAGCCCGGCCACCTCGCCGGCGTCCTGGACATCCACGCCTCGGAGAAGGCGGCGCGCTTCGTCCAGCTCTGCGACGCCTTCAACATCCCGATCATCACCCTGCTGGACGTCCCCGGCTTCCTGCCGGGCGTCGACCAGGAGCACGGCGGCATCATCCGCCACGGCGCCAAGCTGCTGTACGCGTACTGCAACGCCACCGTCCCGCGGATCTCGCTGATCCTGCGCAAGGCCTACGGCGGCGCGTACATCGTCATGGACTCCCAGTCCATCGGCGCCGACATCACCTACGCCTGGCCCACCAACGAGATCGCCGTGATGGGCGCCGAGGGTGCCGCCAACGTCATCTTCCGCAAGCAGATCGCGGACGCCGAGGACCCCGAGGCCATGCGCGTACGCATGGTCAAGGAGTACAAGGCCGAGCTGATGCACCCGTACTACGCGGCCGAGCGCGGCCTCGTCGACGACGTCATCGACCCCGCCGAGACCCGCGAGACCCTCGTGTCCGCCCTCGCGATGCTCCGCAACAAGCACGCCGACCTGCCGTCCCGCAAGCACGGCAACCCGCCGCAGTAG
- a CDS encoding agmatine deiminase family protein produces the protein MTTNKPVNAGFRMPAEWMPHERTWMAWPSPNPTFTNAQELAEAREAWGAVARAVRSYEPVTLVVSPGDADSARAIAGGADGHELVLVERELDDAWMRDIGPTFVTNEAGELAAVDWTFNGWGAQEWARWEHDSKVARHISDVVGTRTYSTPLVNEGGAIHVDGEGTVLLTDTVQLGKGRNPDWTREQVEQEIHAHLGTTKAIWLPYGLAGDYGTYGTQGHVDIVAAFARPGVVMVHSQPDPAHPDHERCKTIAAILRASTDARGRLLEVVEIPAPTVLEEDGEWVDYSYINHYLCNDGVVLCAFDDPRDEEAAEIFRGLFPERTVTLVDARTIFAGGGGIHCITQQQPKV, from the coding sequence TGAACGCCGGATTCCGGATGCCCGCCGAGTGGATGCCCCACGAGCGCACCTGGATGGCCTGGCCCAGCCCCAACCCCACCTTCACCAACGCGCAGGAGCTCGCCGAGGCCCGCGAGGCCTGGGGAGCCGTCGCGCGCGCGGTCCGCTCGTACGAGCCCGTGACCCTCGTCGTCTCGCCCGGTGACGCGGACAGTGCCCGTGCGATCGCCGGAGGGGCCGACGGCCACGAACTGGTGCTGGTCGAGCGGGAGCTCGACGACGCCTGGATGCGCGACATCGGCCCGACCTTCGTCACCAACGAGGCCGGCGAGCTGGCCGCCGTCGACTGGACCTTCAACGGCTGGGGCGCGCAGGAGTGGGCCCGCTGGGAGCACGACTCCAAGGTCGCCCGGCACATCTCGGACGTGGTCGGCACCCGCACCTACAGCACCCCGCTCGTCAACGAGGGCGGCGCCATCCACGTCGACGGCGAGGGCACCGTGCTCCTCACCGACACCGTGCAGCTGGGCAAGGGCCGCAACCCCGACTGGACCCGCGAACAGGTCGAGCAGGAGATCCACGCCCACCTCGGCACCACCAAGGCGATCTGGCTCCCGTACGGCCTGGCCGGCGACTACGGCACCTACGGCACGCAGGGCCACGTCGACATCGTCGCGGCCTTCGCCCGCCCCGGCGTCGTCATGGTGCACTCCCAGCCCGACCCGGCCCACCCGGACCACGAGCGCTGCAAGACCATCGCGGCCATCCTGCGCGCGTCCACCGACGCCCGGGGCCGGCTGCTGGAGGTCGTGGAGATCCCGGCGCCGACCGTGCTGGAGGAGGACGGGGAGTGGGTGGACTACTCCTACATCAACCACTACCTGTGCAACGACGGCGTCGTTCTGTGCGCCTTCGACGACCCGCGCGACGAGGAGGCCGCCGAGATCTTCCGCGGATTGTTCCCCGAGCGGACGGTGACCCTCGTCGACGCACGTACGATTTTCGCCGGGGGTGGCGGTATCCACTGCATCACCCAGCAGCAGCCGAAGGTCTGA
- the cimA gene encoding citramalate synthase, translating to MTTTPEAAAAVLDDSFHVFDTTLRDGAQREGINLTVADKLTIARHLDDFGVGFIEGGWPGANPRDTEFFARARAEIDFKNARLVAFGATRRAGGSAATDPQVRALLESGAPVITLVAKSHDRHVELALRTTLDENLEMVRDTVSHLVAQGRRVFVDCEHFFDGYRANAEYAKSVVRAAHEAGADVVILCDTNGGMLPAQVTATVATVLADTGARLGIHAQDDTGCAVANTLAAVDAGATHVQCTANGYGERVGNANLFPVVAALEIKYGRKVLPEGALAEMTRISHAIAEVVNLTPSTHQPYVGVSAFAHKAGLHASAIKVDPDLYQHIDPERVGNTMRMLVSDMAGRASIELKGKELGVDLGGDRALISRVVERVKERELQGYTYEAADASFELLLRAEAEGRARKYFRIESWRAIVEDRPDGTHANEATVKLWAKGERIVATAEGNGPVNALDRALRVALERFYPQLAKFELIDYKVRILEGTHGTESTTRVLISTTDGSREWNTVGVAENVIAASWQALEDAFTFGLLHAGVEPAE from the coding sequence ATGACGACGACACCAGAGGCGGCAGCAGCGGTCCTCGACGACAGCTTCCACGTCTTCGACACCACCCTGCGAGACGGCGCCCAGCGCGAGGGCATCAACCTCACCGTCGCCGACAAGCTGACGATCGCCCGGCACCTGGACGACTTCGGAGTGGGCTTCATCGAGGGCGGCTGGCCCGGCGCCAACCCGCGCGACACGGAGTTCTTCGCCCGTGCCCGCGCCGAGATCGACTTCAAGAACGCCCGGCTCGTCGCCTTCGGCGCGACCCGCCGCGCCGGCGGCTCGGCCGCCACGGACCCGCAGGTGCGGGCCCTGCTGGAGTCCGGCGCCCCGGTCATCACCCTCGTCGCCAAGTCGCACGACCGTCACGTCGAGCTGGCCCTGCGCACCACCCTCGACGAGAACCTGGAGATGGTCCGCGACACCGTCTCCCACCTGGTCGCACAGGGCCGCCGCGTCTTCGTCGATTGCGAGCACTTCTTCGACGGCTACCGGGCCAACGCCGAGTACGCGAAGTCCGTCGTACGCGCCGCCCACGAGGCCGGCGCCGACGTCGTCATCCTCTGCGACACCAACGGCGGCATGCTCCCCGCCCAGGTGACCGCGACCGTCGCCACCGTCCTCGCCGACACCGGCGCCCGCCTCGGCATCCACGCCCAGGACGACACCGGCTGCGCCGTCGCCAACACCCTGGCCGCCGTGGACGCCGGCGCCACGCACGTCCAGTGCACGGCGAACGGCTACGGCGAGCGCGTCGGCAACGCCAACCTCTTCCCGGTCGTCGCCGCCCTGGAGATCAAGTACGGGCGCAAGGTGCTCCCCGAAGGCGCGCTCGCCGAGATGACCCGGATCTCGCACGCCATCGCCGAGGTCGTCAACCTCACCCCCTCCACGCACCAGCCCTACGTCGGCGTCTCCGCCTTCGCGCACAAGGCGGGCCTGCACGCCTCGGCGATCAAGGTCGACCCGGACCTCTACCAGCACATCGACCCCGAGCGGGTCGGCAACACCATGCGGATGCTGGTCTCGGACATGGCCGGTCGGGCCTCCATCGAGCTCAAGGGCAAGGAGCTCGGCGTCGACCTCGGCGGGGACCGCGCGCTGATCTCCCGGGTCGTCGAGCGGGTCAAGGAGCGCGAGCTCCAGGGCTACACCTACGAGGCGGCCGACGCCTCCTTCGAACTGCTGCTGCGCGCGGAGGCCGAGGGCCGGGCCCGCAAGTACTTCCGCATCGAGTCCTGGCGCGCGATCGTCGAGGACCGCCCGGACGGCACCCACGCCAACGAGGCCACGGTCAAGCTGTGGGCCAAGGGCGAGCGGATCGTCGCCACGGCGGAGGGCAACGGCCCGGTCAACGCGCTGGACCGTGCGCTGCGGGTCGCCCTGGAGCGCTTCTACCCCCAGCTGGCCAAGTTCGAGCTGATCGACTACAAGGTCCGCATCCTGGAGGGCACGCACGGCACGGAGTCCACGACGCGCGTGCTGATCTCCACGACGGACGGCAGCCGCGAGTGGAACACGGTCGGCGTGGCCGAGAACGTGATCGCGGCATCCTGGCAGGCCCTGGAGGACGCCTTCACCTTCGGCCTCCTCCACGCGGGTGTGGAACCGGCCGAGTAG